The genomic DNA TGCGAGCGAGTATTATGATTATTCTGTGGCAAGCCCTAATTCTTATAATTATACTGTTATCGCGGGAAATATCGGCGGAGAAAATTCAGACAGCGCTGGACCTATCGCTGTTAGCTGGTGTGACGCTCCAGCCCCAAGCGATTTTGTTTTAAGCCAAGTTTGCGATGGTTTAGGAAATTCAAATGTGGATTTGATTTGGAATCAAGACGCTCCAGAAAATGTCAGCCATTATATTATAGACAGATATAACTCGGATGTTGGGATAACAGATATTTTAGAATCCAGTTTAGACAGTTCGTTAAGAACTTATCTTGATGACAGCCCGCCTTTTGATGAAACTAATTATGATTATAGTATAGTAGCTGTTGGTAATAGCGGAAATTACGCGACTTCAACACAATCAATATTAACAAATGATTGCGCACTTCCAGGAGTTCCAAATATAACGATTTATAATCCTAGTTGTAATGGAGTTGCCCCATTTATTGATTTAAGCTGGACAAATATAGCAAACGCTGATTATTATGTTGTGTCCCAAGACGGAAGCGATATTTTTGACACAAGAAATAAAATAGCGGCTCTGTATCATTTTGACGAGGGAAGCGGAATAGATATTGAAGACGCCACGGAAATAAAAGAAAATGGAAGTATTGTCAGCGGAACTCCGCAATGGGTAGCAGGAAAAATTGGAAACGCTTTAGATTTTTCAAACGGAAGACGTGTGGAAATCCCAGATAGCGACAATTCAGTGTTTGATTTTAAAAATTGTTTTACATTAGAAGCATGGGTTAATAGTGAAGGATCATCAAGTCGTGATTATGTCATTTATAAAGATAGTGTTTATTATTTTACTATTTATAATAATAAAATAAATTGGTATCTTTATAACGCTCATTGTGGAAATGATTGTTGGTCTGCTCGTTGTCATATAGACACAGGAGTAAACATTAATGTCAATGAGTGGACGCATATAGCAATGGTTTATGATAAAAATACAGTGACAATATATAAAAATGGAAATGAAGAAATAGCGTCTTTTCCTGCTTATGGTTTAGTTTATCCAGTAAATAACAATCCTGTTCGCATAGGATATAGTTTTCAAGGCGCTATTGACGAAGTAAAAGTGGTTGGCGAAGCTTTAGGCCCAGCTGAAATTTTAGCTGATTATAATGACGGGAATACTGGAATAAATTTAACTGTTCCATTAGCCGGCGATGTTGTTGATTTTGATGATTATAATGTTTTAGCGAATGATGATCCATGGTATTTGGGAGAATCTCATACTTACGAAGTAACAGCTTTTAATTTAGGAGGAAGCGCAACAAGCGTTTCAGAAACTGCAACATTTGATAATCCAACAGACGCTTGCGTTCCAGGGGTCTCTTATCAAACAGATACTTCTGCATATTGTATTTCAGACAACCCAGGAGTTAGCTATCCGTATATCCATTTTGAATGGGGAGATTTTATGCCTGGAAACAGCGGAATAAGCAACGCGGATGTAAGAACCAGCAGCGCTTATAGGTTGGTAATTGATAGTGTTTTAAAAGCAGATGTTTTGCCAACAACCGGAACATATTGGTGCAGCGGCGGTAGAAGAGAGCATGTTTATTTTCAAAATGACATATCTGGCTGGGGAATAGACGATGACGCAAACCATAGCATTTCTTTAAGAATAACCAATGTTAATGGATTAACTCAAGACAGTTCTGTTAGAGATATAAATATTCCTTTTTGCGCCGCGCCTTCTGATGTAACTAATTTTACTGTTACTCCAGGGTGCAACGGAGATCAGGCAAAAGCTGATTTAGACTGGGATGATGACTCTCTGGGTTACACAAACAGTTATTATGTTGTAAGAGAAAAACAAGGCGGAGGAACAGAACCAACAAGTTTGAATTATGAAGGAGAGATTGAAGATTTAATTGATTGGAATTATTATAATGAAGGGCTTTGTTATAAAGACGGAATTTTTTATAGAACTTCTTGGTATAATCATACTGGCGGTGAACTAGTTGATTCTAATGGAATTAGTTATGATACAGAATCTTGGAGCAATGATCTAAATGGAATTGTTTGGGATAGCGTTGATAATTGTTTTTGGTTTTCCGACGATCAGCATAATGATATAGTTAAAACTGATGAAAATTTTAATTTCATTAGCAGGTTTGATATTAGTGGGGAAATTTATAGTCAAAGAGGTATTACTACGGACGGGACATATCTTTATATTGTTGATTCAGGACATTATGAAGATTATAGATATTCAGGAGCTATATTTGTATATAATAAAGACGGTAGTTTGCATAAAAAAATAGATATGAGTTTAATGGCTCATGGCAGTTGGAACGGACACGGGATTGCTTATCTTAATGGTTATTTATATGTTGGAACAGATGGGGGTGTTCATTATGAAAGCGTTTACGCGATAAATGTTTCTCAAATTGCCGATGGCATAGTTTCTATACAAGCAATATTTGATACTTCAAGTTATGTTTGTTCTTATGGCGTTAAAGGTGTCGCGACAGATGGCTCAAATCTTTTTTTAGCCGATTATTGCTATACTCCTTTTTACAAATTTTCTATTGTTAAAAGCGGCAATGAAATTAAATATGTTAATACAGCTTTGGTTTCTGAATATGAAAATTTTGGAGATTTAGAAGTAAATTCCGCTTATGATTATTATATTTTAGCCACAGGAAATAATTATAGTTATAATATTTCAGCGACTATTGCCACAACAACTCCTTCTGCTTGTTATAACGCGCCTTTAGAGCCATCAGTATCGTATGTAACCCCTAAATGCGATAATTCAGCAAATTCTTATATGGAAGTAAAATGGAACGCTATTGTTGAAGAAAATAACACTGACGATTATGATCTTTATAGAATAGATGACTTATTAAATAATGATATAATAATAAATGGAATTGGAGATAATAATTTTGGAAGTCTTACAAGTGGATCTGATAATTGTTCAAGCATAATAGATATTGATTCAGGATTATTAGTGATAACTTGTGAAGATTATGAGCTGATATTAACAACTGGATATAAATATTATCTTAAAGCAAACGGTCCTGGCGGAACTGTTCAATCAATTGATTATCCTCTAGATTTTGTTAATCCAATAGATTGCAACGCTACTCCAGAAATTCCCGCTAATTTTTCAGTGGCTTCTGATTGTATGGGGTATTGCAACGGAGGAAATGACAATGGCAATTTTTGCGCCGGAGACAGCGATTGCGACAGCGCTGATTGTACAATTAGTTTTTTAAATGGAGGTTCAGAAAATTTAAAATGGGATAGAATGCAAAATGCTTTTCAATATGTGATTAGCAGATATTGTGATGGAACATATGATAACACTATAACTATTGGAGAAATAGGATATTCTTCTTACGACCCTGACAATCCTGATGTGTCTTATTTTGATACTTATGTTAAGTATATTGACCATATTCCATTTGAATTTATTAATAAAGATTGTTTATATACTGTTATAGCAAAAGGATACGGTGGGGACAGCGACCCAACAGATCTTTTGGGCGATACAGTGCCAGTCTGCGGAAACACGCCTGCTGCGCCAACTAATTTAGATTTATCAAACATAAAGTGCGATGAAACAACTATTAGCTGGAGCGATATAACAGATATAGGTGAAGTTGGCAATGATCCTCCAAATAATCCAGGAACAGGCGGAGAATTTTATTATAATGTTTATCAGGATTATGATTTTACAGGACCTGTATTAATAGCCCAAAAGTTGTCTCCAATAAATTCAGGTGAAACGCAAACTTTTTCTGCCACAGGATTGGTTGAGGAAAAGAATTATTCTTGGTTGATTGAGGCATGGAATCCAGCAGGAACTAGCACTTCCACCATTTCTACAATTACCGCTAAATGCGGACCGCAAAATTTAGTGCTTAAAAGAAAATTAAGCAGTTGTGAAAAAGTGGAATTGTATTGGAAAAGAGCTGAAAATTATTTAGGATTTGAAAATGCCAAAAGATATGAAGTCTACAGGGCTGAATCTATATCTAATATTTTTGACGATGTCCAATATCTTGGCAATAGTTGTTCTGGCGATTTTGATGATGACGGAAAAGTGGACGGACATGATTTAATAGATATGAATTGGCAAATTGCTAATAACGCTGATTGTAGCAGTTTGCCGTGTATCGGCGATTTAGATGGCGATAATGACGTTGATTCAAATGATCAAAATGAATTTGATTCCCAGTATGGAAGAAGAGATTGTTTGTTAAAAGATTATGATTGCAGTGATGGCGCTTGTTATAGAAATATTAATTTAATTATAGGTTGTTCAGTTTATACTGATCCTTGTAGGGGAGATATTGATTCAGATGGAGATGTTGACGGCGATGATTTAACAATAATGGATGCTCAAATTGCCACTAATTCAGATTGTGCTGTTATGCCTTGTATAGGAGATTTGGACGGTGATAATGATGTTGATAATAATGATAGAGGTTTGCTTACCAGCGAGCTGGGAAGAGGCGATTGTTCTGATTGTGATCTTGATTGTAGTGACGGAGTTTGTTATGATATAAATACTAAAACATATAAATTTATTGATTATTACAATCTTAATGATCATAGCGAGCAATTTTTAACCGGAACAAAATATTATTATATTGTTAAGGGTCTGCCAGTAGAGCCTGCTATTGAACATGGTAATTCTAATGTTTTAAAAATTCAGCCATGCCCTTATTTGCCTGAGTGGAGAGACGCAAGGCCAGAATAAACAAATAGACAAATAAGCATTTGAACATAGAAACATATAAATAAATTAGATTGTGAAAGTTTCGCAATCTTTTTTGTTTGAATAAAAATTATTTAGATGTTAAAATGTTTATATGTTTAAATGGGATATTATGACCAAAAAAGAAGCCAAAAATAGAATAGAAAAACTAAAAAAAGAAATTAGCTATCATTCTTATTTTTATCATACTTTAGACAAGCCAAAAATTTCTGACGCTGTTTGGGATAGTTTAAAAAAAGAATTAGCTGATTTAGAAAAGCAATTTCCAGAATTTATAACGTCTGACTCTCCTACCCAAAGGGTGAGCGGAGTTCCTTTGGATAAATTTACAAAAATTGAACATACCGTAAGGCAATGGTCTTTTAACGATGTTTTTAGCAAAAAAGATCTTTATGGTTTTTTCGCTCGAGTGAAAAAAATGTTAGAAAAAATGAACATAACAGAAGATTTAGAATATACTTGCGAGTTAAAAATTGACGG from Patescibacteria group bacterium includes the following:
- a CDS encoding LamG domain-containing protein; translated protein: MASPNSYNYTVIAGNIGGENSDSAGPIAVSWCDAPAPSDFVLSQVCDGLGNSNVDLIWNQDAPENVSHYIIDRYNSDVGITDILESSLDSSLRTYLDDSPPFDETNYDYSIVAVGNSGNYATSTQSILTNDCALPGVPNITIYNPSCNGVAPFIDLSWTNIANADYYVVSQDGSDIFDTRNKIAALYHFDEGSGIDIEDATEIKENGSIVSGTPQWVAGKIGNALDFSNGRRVEIPDSDNSVFDFKNCFTLEAWVNSEGSSSRDYVIYKDSVYYFTIYNNKINWYLYNAHCGNDCWSARCHIDTGVNINVNEWTHIAMVYDKNTVTIYKNGNEEIASFPAYGLVYPVNNNPVRIGYSFQGAIDEVKVVGEALGPAEILADYNDGNTGINLTVPLAGDVVDFDDYNVLANDDPWYLGESHTYEVTAFNLGGSATSVSETATFDNPTDACVPGVSYQTDTSAYCISDNPGVSYPYIHFEWGDFMPGNSGISNADVRTSSAYRLVIDSVLKADVLPTTGTYWCSGGRREHVYFQNDISGWGIDDDANHSISLRITNVNGLTQDSSVRDINIPFCAAPSDVTNFTVTPGCNGDQAKADLDWDDDSLGYTNSYYVVREKQGGGTEPTSLNYEGEIEDLIDWNYYNEGLCYKDGIFYRTSWYNHTGGELVDSNGISYDTESWSNDLNGIVWDSVDNCFWFSDDQHNDIVKTDENFNFISRFDISGEIYSQRGITTDGTYLYIVDSGHYEDYRYSGAIFVYNKDGSLHKKIDMSLMAHGSWNGHGIAYLNGYLYVGTDGGVHYESVYAINVSQIADGIVSIQAIFDTSSYVCSYGVKGVATDGSNLFLADYCYTPFYKFSIVKSGNEIKYVNTALVSEYENFGDLEVNSAYDYYILATGNNYSYNISATIATTTPSACYNAPLEPSVSYVTPKCDNSANSYMEVKWNAIVEENNTDDYDLYRIDDLLNNDIIINGIGDNNFGSLTSGSDNCSSIIDIDSGLLVITCEDYELILTTGYKYYLKANGPGGTVQSIDYPLDFVNPIDCNATPEIPANFSVASDCMGYCNGGNDNGNFCAGDSDCDSADCTISFLNGGSENLKWDRMQNAFQYVISRYCDGTYDNTITIGEIGYSSYDPDNPDVSYFDTYVKYIDHIPFEFINKDCLYTVIAKGYGGDSDPTDLLGDTVPVCGNTPAAPTNLDLSNIKCDETTISWSDITDIGEVGNDPPNNPGTGGEFYYNVYQDYDFTGPVLIAQKLSPINSGETQTFSATGLVEEKNYSWLIEAWNPAGTSTSTISTITAKCGPQNLVLKRKLSSCEKVELYWKRAENYLGFENAKRYEVYRAESISNIFDDVQYLGNSCSGDFDDDGKVDGHDLIDMNWQIANNADCSSLPCIGDLDGDNDVDSNDQNEFDSQYGRRDCLLKDYDCSDGACYRNINLIIGCSVYTDPCRGDIDSDGDVDGDDLTIMDAQIATNSDCAVMPCIGDLDGDNDVDNNDRGLLTSELGRGDCSDCDLDCSDGVCYDINTKTYKFIDYYNLNDHSEQFLTGTKYYYIVKGLPVEPAIEHGNSNVLKIQPCPYLPEWRDARPE